The genomic region aaaaaaaaaaaaaaaagctctatTTGAGCACacaattgttttaatttttaatgtcCACTGCAATGGACACAGGACTGAAGCAACATCATATTTTAATCATACGCATGAACTAGGGTTTAAACATGCATATGTATGTTAATTTGTTATGACCATTTTGAAAAGAACACTAATTATGAGCAATGCAAtatctgggaaggctttccacaaggtctaggagtgtttatgggaattttatTTTGGATCATTCATTTAGAAGCGCATTTCTGATATTGGATCGCAGTCTCCgatctaattcatcccaaaggtgttcaatcaatcgggttgaggtcaggactccaCACCAAAGTCGCTCatccatgtatatatatatatatatatatatatatatatatatatatatatatatatatatatatatatatatatatatatatatatatatatatatatatatatatatacacacacacacacacacacacacacacacatatatatttttttaaatcactatttaaatgtaatttttattattatgtgcAGAGAGCATTCATTCAGTTATCTCACTTTTGACCAAAGTagcttttagaggcttttgcatctgaactcttcatatgtaaacatattttatgtaaaatatcttatttaggacatagctaaataaaaaaataacatgtaatttgtttgagccctcttattttgttaaaataattaacattttaaagatTCAGTTCTGTGAGTTTAGTTTGGTTTTATGTGGAAgtaatgtaattattttaatgacatttgggatagaaaaagaaaaagcaaaCACTGCCGTCAAAAAGTTTGCAGACAGtacgattttttaaaataattttaatctaCGAGGATGCATCAAAACGAACAAAAGttacagtaaagacttttactgttacaaaacatttctatgtAATGTACTGTtcctttgaactttacattcatcaaagaatcctgaagaaAATGTATGTGGTTTCCAGAACAAAATAAACAGCACAACCGTTTtctacattgataataataatatatgttaCTTAATAAGAAATTATTTCCAAAGGATCACGTGAGTGGAGTAatagctgctgaaaattcagctttgcatcacacaaataaattacattttaaaatatattaaaatataaaatcagtGCAGTATTGGTGAGCATAGAAGACttattgttttacattttttttttaatctaaccTTTGAAATGGCAGTGTATATTAtacaataatttattaatatctGGGAAATTTCATATAAATAAGATAAATATTGAAGGctattgtaaaataataactgATATCGCTCTTAGACGATCCATTATgaatctgttttttgtttgttttttattattacaaaacattttgcatttcaaaaacaaaaatcaacatCAGAAGCTTAAATTGACTAGATTTAATTATAGACAGAAGCTCTTAACAGAAACAACTTTATATACATGAGTGGATGTGTCAGAGAGGTTTACACTCTAAGTCCAGAACTACATGACTGATATGTGGCGCGTATGTTTTGACATGCTCTATGTGCTTGATATTTGTCTTCCATTCACTTCCAGTAATGTCTAACAAGAGTGTACAGATCCGTCTGGCTGCGTCTGAAGCCCAGGCAGTCCATACTTGCATATCTCTCTGGATCGAAGAGCCTTTATCAACATCTATAGCAGATGAATGTTCATGTGATTTATGGTACAAAGGTGTTGTGACATTGTGGTGAATATGCAGTACTCCCCCAGTGGCTCTTTTTAGCAGACGACATGCCACTGGCCAACCCTCCTCTGAACTTGGTATGAGGCCCAAATTCACTCGATCTGCAAGATCACTTAAAGGAAGCTAAACAGAATGtgcaaattattatttgttCAACTGACCATACTGTATGtggaacaaaaaagaaaaggtatatatactgtatattaccCAAACTGAACTGATTCTCGTATCAAaactattataaaatattagtaGGTGAAATTAAGGTAATGACATCAGCACTTTTGTATCTCTGTCTACAAGATGTTATGCTCACCTGTCTGTTGTCTCCTTCGTGGATAGTGCAGCGGTCTGACACACCATTGATTTGTAGGTTTCTTTGAAGAGCCTTCACTGCATCTGGGTTCCATTCACAGGCATGCACATAAGCAGCCTTAGCATGTACCAGATATGGAAGAGTGAAGTATCCAATCCCTTGACAGTAGAGTAAAATATGGTCATACATcttgggagaaaaaaaacaattctgaaATGGAAAACACAGCAATGCTTTTACCTGCATATAAGTCAACCACAGTCTCTCCAATGCAGTCAAAGGAGGCTATTCTGAGCTTCTCTGTGATATTCCCAGAGGAGAACATGCACTTGGTGACATCAAACTCATACCTGAAATTTCAGACAGattcatttaatattaaatattactcaataaaataaattgaGATTTGTTTCTTCAAATAACATGGCAATTTATGGATTACCTAATGTGATTATCGATGTGTGTCACATAGCTGCTGTCTCCTAAAAGCATTTTTACTATTGGTGTGCGGTAACCATCCCGGGAAATGCTTTTAATTTGTGCTAAACGTTTGACTCCCAGCGTCAGGGCAACAGCAGTCCAGAATTCAGAtcctaaaacaaataaaaagtgaACACGTATTTGAAAATGTTGCTCGTAATCAGAGATTGTacttaattaatataaaatattactctgggataaattaaatattaatagaggatatacaatataattattttatatacaaaATAGGATTCATTATCACCCACCAATTTCTTTCCATATTGCATTAGAGAAGCAGCCTTCACTAAACAGGACAAGATCTCCGTGGCATTGCCATCGGCTAGGAATATCTCCTTCCAGATCGTCACTCCATATTTTCCCTTTAGAAACCAGCCAGGACTGTGCAGTCTCTGCAAGCTTTTTATGAAAAGATTTCCCTTTCTCCTTCTTTGATAATGGAGGAGCCTAAAAAAGCAGGTATGCAGTATACTGACATTCAGTGACTTGGGTTGAAACATCTCTTTAATAACTGTCAGTGCTTACATACCTGGATATCAACAATTTCACAAAAGCTGTCCTGTGCAACATGTTCCTTTAGTGCCACCAGATCAAGCTGTGCCAGAACAGACGCTACGATTGGAAGCGTTACAGTCCCATCTGAGTGTTTTTGTGTGCAGTACTTGCGGTCCAGAACACCTTGTGACAGTAGGTATTTTCTGAAACATTTATGTTAATACACAGTAAGATTAACATATTTGGCAGAATTTCTAAAACTAGAAAAAAGTTAACTAGTTTGTTGAAAATGCCACTTGAGTTTCATTGAATTATTTCAATATTAGCATAAATaaacacttcattttgataattACAGTATAACCCATGAATATTCAATGAAGCAGAATATCTGGGCAATTTGGTGTATGGTATATCCTACGTATTATTGCAAATGTAAAAGGAATATTGAAAGGTTTAAATGTTGGAAAACCAAGAACCTAACACCAACAGATTGGTGCATAAATTAGTTAAGGAAAATCAAATATGCTACAGAGAGCGACTTGTTCGCAGCCTACCTGTACAGTTGTGCATGACGCTGCGGCACTTTTAAACACGGAACTGTAACCATTTTCTACAGGATGCgttaaaacaatcaaaatataCTACCTAACTAATTATCTACCAAACTAATATGTGGGTCCATCAAACCCGTATTTTAACTTAACACGAATAGTGGAAATCGAGGAGACAAGTTCGCTTTCAAGAAATGTCGTTCCTAGTCGGTTGAGTTCCTAGTAGGAACATTATGAGTGCTGCACCTATAGAGCGCTTGGAAATAGTGCATGTAATGTGATTTAACAGAGGGTATTATTCGCTTTGTTGTGTATCTGTTACGCTCTGATTGTTTTATAGGCGTTATAATTGTAAAAGTTATGAAAGTACTGTTTTTTTCAAGTCATCATCCGactcatagaccgtaaaaaaatactcCGACTACACAAGCGAAACGGTAGATGGCAGAATCCGTTGCAGTTTACCGCGAAAAACATCCGCATGCTGACGAAGAAATACAACGCATCCAATCACAGTAAACGCAGCTTCCCCACGTGACACTTTATAAACAGTGTTGAAAACGACCAAGGTAAGATAACTCCATTAGAAGTTCTAGATTAGAAAATTATATATCCTTTTTCTACGTTTACAGAGGATCAGTTCTGATAACATTGATATAAACtgcttttaataataataaaacggTATAAATTAGCAATATTTTAAGTTAACGTTAATCATTCTTCCCTGGCAGTTATAGAGGAATGTAACGTTAACGTAAAGGTATAACGTTAAAGGAAAGTTTTTACAATGGAACTTAGCTTGTCGTTGAATAGCTTTTAACCGGCTTTTCAACAAAGTATGAAATACAAAACGGTAGAAACGGGATTCCGAGTGTAAAATGTTAGGTAAACGTACAATACCAAAACATTGCTTtggccaacattttttttagttaacaCATTAACTCATATGTAAAACGCGTCTGAGAACCTTTTAGTTACAAACTACATGTATTATGGTTTTGCTAGTGTGTTTTTATTGTGTTCTTAAATGTACAAAGCCACTAGGCTTAACGTTACAATGCTTTAAGGAACGCATCCCAGGTCTCATATCTTTTCTTTTAAGACCGTTCAATCCTGGTAATTGTCACCTTTGCTTAACACACTTTCTTTTACTAGATGTCAGCGAACAGTTGTGTGACATCTGTCCAGCTGGATTCACTCAAGCAAGCTGACAAACCACAGATCCACCTGTTACCATGTGAAATAGAGCATGATGGACATGCCGAAGTCTTCAAGTTCTTTAATCCCACTGTTAAGGAACGCAAACATGGTAAGTCAAATACTAGTGCATGGCTCAAGAATTAAACAGGTTAAAGCTCTCCACccaataaaaataacaatgtgTTTTTCAGAAAAGACAGTGTCATTCAGAGGTCGAGGACTGAAGGGTCAGGAATTGCATTGTCCACAAGGATACACAGGACTGGTGCTGAAAGAGGTCCAAAAGCCTGCGTCCGATCAAGAAGTGCGTGACCTGCGTTTTTCTTTGGATAATATGTATATTTGGTTATTTACAGATATGTATTTCTGAATAATAGATTATTAACAGAATTTGTTTGCCATTTGTTTTTAGGACAGAATAGTTAAAGTTTCATCAGTGTTCCATGAATTCACATACTGGAACTTGGAGACACCTCCCACATCTGATGATGGAGTTGTGGTGGCTATGGCGTGGCCTCAGCTCGCAGAGGCGGTGAGTAACTTTTGATAACCATTTATTTACATAATTGAATGACTGAATTAATCTCTAAAGTATTAACTTCTAAATCGATACCTCTTTCTGCAGATGCACAGACCAGTAGACGACTGATAGTGGACATTGTTTTATCATGGATACCTGCTTTTTCTTAAGTACATTGTTACAGTTGTAccaatgtgaattttttttgctGGAACTGGAAGTCAAAACAAATAACTTGCTGGGCTGTAGTATTGACTGACCACTATTTTTTTACCAAACTGTTATTGAAGTATGAATGTCACAATTTAATATGATTAACTATTAAAgtcttgttttattgttttcccCTTGTGCAAGCTTTTATTTTGACCATTATTTATCAAACTTTTTGATCTGATATACACTACCGTATAAAAATTTGGGGtggtaagatatttttttttttacgtttctgacggaagtctcttatgctcaacaaagactgctttatttgattaaaaaaacagtaaaactgTTAAATATAGTAATATCGTTACAATTTAATATAACTGGTTTCTATTttaatctattttaaaatattatttattcctgtgatggaaaagctgatttgaattgtcattattttagtcttcagtgtcacatggtccttcagaaatcattctaatatgctgatttggtgcttaacaactatcaatgttgaaaatagttgtGCTGGTGCTGCTTACTATTTTTAtggaaaacatattttttcacATGAACAGCAAGTTCAAAGGGAAAGAAATTATTTCAAACAGAActctttttttacattatgtaatgtctttactgttacATTTGAGCAATTTAATATGCCCttcattaataaaatgtttactgCCCCCAAAATGTTGAATGTTAATGTattaaacaacaaataaaaagacCAATCCCAACAGCACTGAAAGCTAGTTTTAATTTATAGTACCTGTTAATATGTTTCACCATCTTTCAttctcacacacaaaaaaagcacaGAACACACAGCAAAACTCTTCCTTGTACTGGTATAGTCATTCATCTGCCCTAATGGATCTTCAAGTGCCcccattatgctattttaaaggttcttAATTTAGTTTTGGAGTTGACCTTAAACAAGTTCACATGTATCTAAGGTCAAACAACactttcattttctcataatgCACATTGCACATCACTTAATTCTCAAACAGTCTGAAATGGTTTTGATCGAAGATTCAgtctctaaatccctcctttccgcAAGCATACTCttttctgattggtcagacaacccagtctgttgtgattggtctaccgctTACAGTGCGTATCCAAAATGAAATGCATATTACCATATCTGAAATTCAGCTCCAGAGGCTATAATCAGCACTCGATACAGTGTTACGAACAATGGCGTTGGGTTTTCTGTATAATTTCCAGCGTGAGTCAAGGTTGTTTTTTGCAGCTCTGATCGACAACACAGAGCAAACTCTTCCAGGCCTCAGCTACAACTAGTGTTTCAGTGCAAAGTCCCTAGGCGGCCATTATACAAAACATGTTACAGTGTTATGTAGGTAATATATATTGAGGCTACAGTCACTCCAAAGGGTTTTACATGATtgctggtttcacagacaagccTTAAaactagtcccagactaaaatgcatgtttgagctgttttaactaaaaGCAACTTGCATTGACAACATCTTATGTCAGcaccattgttttgtctcatgatgcacaccagtaatgtgtttttctaaggcatgtttataaaatctatttaaacgTCCTAATTGGGTTAATCGTGGCTTAATGAAGCCCTATCTGTGAAACCAGTCTCATAAGTGAATAAagcaaaaaatgaaataaaacaaacaaaaacaacagtaAACAACATTGGTACTATGTAAAAGGAAGTGAGAATGGAATTGAAAGGTAATATTctaaaaagcataataggggcactttaaagcTCATTTCTTGTACCAGCTACAGTACACTGtaagaaacaaaaacataacattttaaaatgcaatccACCACCATGAATGGCAATTAACTACTAAAACGTTTCAATGTACTAGGCCTGTGTGTGCTGGAACACACTTGGCCAAGTCAAatttacttttctttttataaaaaCAATTTACCAATGAATAGTAAAACCAGGTTGTGCGACATAAAAATGTTGAGAACATGTATACCTAGTGATTTAACACCAAAAatcttgtttttgttattttgtcactGTTCTGCTAGGATATTGCATGGAAGCAGTCAAGTAGATCCTCTTCCACAGCTTTTGCTGTTTTAAGGGATAAGCCACAAATGTATAGATGTGGAAATGTATGATTTTGTGAACTTTTCTAAATGACCTGTTAAGAAGATTGGGCCACAATGAATGGCTACGTCTgaggaggagggggaggaggatgatgatgagGGGGCGGTGATGGTGGAGGGTCCGACTCAACTCTGCTGCGTTTAACTGGCAGGCCTTGATCATGTGCCTTTCTGATGTGCCTGTACAAGTCTCCAGACTGTGTGTAACTACGGTAACAGTAACTGCACTCATAGGGCCGTTCCCTGGTATGTACAATGGCGTGTCTCCTTAAGGTGTAAGCACAGGAAAAGGTCTTTCCGCAAGTGTTACAAGTAGGCACATCCTCCATGTAACTCCCAAGGGAATCCTGAAAATCCTCGAGGTACATGGCCTGTTGCTCTGGATGGGAACTGGCAGGAAAAAGGGACGATGGCAAGCCGGCAGTTTCGGCTGAAGAAGGATTCGGACCTT from Pseudorasbora parva isolate DD20220531a chromosome 11, ASM2467924v1, whole genome shotgun sequence harbors:
- the trmt12 gene encoding tRNA wybutosine-synthesizing protein 2 homolog is translated as MVTVPCLKVPQRHAQLYRKYLLSQGVLDRKYCTQKHSDGTVTLPIVASVLAQLDLVALKEHVAQDSFCEIVDIQAPPLSKKEKGKSFHKKLAETAQSWLVSKGKIWSDDLEGDIPSRWQCHGDLVLFSEGCFSNAIWKEIGSEFWTAVALTLGVKRLAQIKSISRDGYRTPIVKMLLGDSSYVTHIDNHIRYEFDVTKCMFSSGNITEKLRIASFDCIGETVVDLYAGIGYFTLPYLVHAKAAYVHACEWNPDAVKALQRNLQINGVSDRCTIHEGDNRQLPLSDLADRVNLGLIPSSEEGWPVACRLLKRATGGVLHIHHNVTTPLYHKSHEHSSAIDVDKGSSIQRDMQVWTAWASDAARRICTLLLDITGSEWKTNIKHIEHVKTYAPHISHVVLDLECKPL
- the rnaseh2c gene encoding ribonuclease H2 subunit C, which translates into the protein MSANSCVTSVQLDSLKQADKPQIHLLPCEIEHDGHAEVFKFFNPTVKERKHEKTVSFRGRGLKGQELHCPQGYTGLVLKEVQKPASDQEDRIVKVSSVFHEFTYWNLETPPTSDDGVVVAMAWPQLAEAMHRPVDD